A single genomic interval of Amycolatopsis albispora harbors:
- a CDS encoding NAD-dependent succinate-semialdehyde dehydrogenase, whose protein sequence is MIVSINPATEHELARFTPHTESEVDAALDAAVAAQRRWRARPVTERTGLLRELARVLREGKPRYARLITAEMGKPITEAEAEIEKCAVTCEHYAEHAPAYLADRPVPSNATESAIVHDPLGVVLAVMPWNYPFWQFFRFAAPAFAAGNGAILKHANNVPQCALAVEEVVRAAGAPEGLFRTVLVEVPAVAGLIADDRIAAVTLTGSTEVGAIVAAQAGAALKKQVLELGGSDPFIVLADADVPAAARTAVKARFVNVGQSCVNAKRFIVDEAVADEFTAAFTEAATALKLGDPAERDTTIGPMARANLRAALHDQVRRTAEAGAVVRTGGEPVAGPGFFYPATVLDHVTPGMAAFDEETFGPVAAITRAAGTEEAITLANQTEFGLGAALWTADVERARELARTIDAGAVFVNGMVASDARLPFGGIKKSGYGRELGADGIREFVNLKTLWIGPVNP, encoded by the coding sequence ATGATCGTCTCCATCAATCCGGCCACCGAACACGAGCTGGCGCGGTTCACCCCGCACACCGAGTCCGAAGTGGACGCCGCGCTGGACGCCGCCGTGGCCGCGCAACGGCGCTGGCGGGCCCGCCCGGTGACCGAGCGGACCGGGCTGCTCCGCGAGCTGGCCCGGGTGCTGCGGGAGGGCAAGCCGCGGTACGCCCGGCTGATCACCGCCGAAATGGGCAAGCCGATCACCGAGGCCGAAGCCGAGATCGAGAAGTGCGCGGTGACCTGCGAGCACTACGCCGAGCACGCCCCGGCCTATCTCGCCGACCGCCCGGTGCCGTCGAACGCCACCGAGTCCGCGATCGTGCACGACCCGCTGGGCGTGGTGCTCGCGGTGATGCCGTGGAACTACCCGTTCTGGCAGTTCTTCCGGTTCGCCGCCCCGGCCTTCGCCGCGGGCAACGGCGCGATCCTCAAGCACGCCAACAACGTTCCGCAGTGCGCGCTCGCGGTCGAAGAGGTGGTCCGCGCGGCCGGCGCGCCGGAGGGCCTGTTCCGCACGGTGCTGGTCGAAGTGCCGGCGGTCGCCGGGCTGATCGCCGACGACCGGATCGCCGCGGTCACCCTCACCGGCTCCACCGAGGTCGGCGCCATCGTCGCCGCGCAGGCCGGTGCCGCGCTGAAGAAGCAGGTGCTCGAACTCGGCGGCTCGGACCCGTTCATCGTGCTCGCCGACGCGGACGTGCCCGCGGCGGCGCGGACCGCGGTCAAGGCGCGCTTTGTCAACGTCGGGCAGTCCTGCGTCAACGCCAAGCGGTTCATCGTGGACGAGGCGGTGGCCGACGAGTTCACCGCCGCGTTCACCGAAGCGGCCACCGCGCTCAAGCTCGGCGACCCCGCCGAACGGGACACCACGATCGGCCCGATGGCCCGCGCCAACCTGCGCGCGGCACTGCACGACCAGGTCCGCCGCACCGCCGAAGCCGGAGCCGTGGTGCGCACCGGCGGCGAACCCGTGGCCGGGCCTGGATTCTTCTACCCGGCCACCGTGCTCGACCACGTCACGCCCGGCATGGCCGCCTTCGACGAGGAAACCTTCGGCCCGGTCGCCGCGATCACCCGCGCCGCGGGGACCGAGGAGGCCATCACCTTGGCCAACCAGACCGAATTCGGCCTGGGCGCGGCACTGTGGACCGCCGACGTCGAGCGCGCCCGCGAGCTGGCCCGCACCATCGACGCCGGAGCCGTGTTTGTCAACGGCATGGTCGCCTCCGACGCCCGCCTGCCCTTCGGCGGCATCAAGAAGTCCGGCTACGGCCGGGAACTGGGTGCCGACGGCATCCGCGAGTTCGTCAACCTCAAGACCCTGTGGATCGGACCGGTGAACCCCTGA
- a CDS encoding isocitrate/isopropylmalate dehydrogenase family protein — protein sequence MTNNSYRLGVLHGDGIGPEIVPAAVAIVDAALATAGAEPVEWVELPLGASAIETHGAPTPQSTLDALAGLDGWLLGPHDSVSYPEPFRSQLNPSGTIRKHFGLFANIRPAKAFPGGNAVVDGTDLVIVRENTEGFYADRNTFAGTGEFMPSPDVAIAMGIITRAATERIARTAFELAKARGKKLTIVHKANVLKLTTGLFRTVCREVAADYPDVTVDDFHIDAMTMKLVRKADEFDVIVTENMFGDILSDLAGEIAGSLGIAPSVNSSETHAMAQAAHGSAPDIAGRNVANPIAMVLSSAMLLEWLAAKNDDARLRDAAALVETGVTTAVTGGTSTRDLGGSASTTEFTAAVVAAISAGKDRS from the coding sequence GTGACCAACAACTCCTACCGCCTCGGTGTGCTGCACGGCGACGGCATCGGCCCCGAGATCGTGCCCGCCGCGGTGGCGATCGTCGACGCGGCGCTCGCCACCGCGGGTGCCGAACCCGTCGAATGGGTCGAACTGCCGCTCGGCGCGTCGGCCATCGAGACCCACGGCGCGCCCACCCCGCAGTCCACTTTGGACGCGCTGGCCGGGCTTGACGGCTGGCTGCTCGGGCCGCACGACAGCGTGTCCTACCCGGAGCCGTTCCGGTCCCAGCTCAATCCCAGCGGCACCATCCGCAAGCACTTCGGGCTGTTCGCGAACATCCGCCCCGCCAAGGCGTTCCCGGGCGGCAACGCGGTGGTGGACGGCACCGACCTGGTGATCGTCCGCGAGAACACCGAAGGCTTCTACGCCGACCGCAACACCTTCGCGGGCACCGGCGAGTTCATGCCGAGCCCGGACGTGGCGATCGCGATGGGCATCATCACCCGCGCGGCCACCGAGCGCATCGCGCGCACGGCCTTCGAACTGGCCAAGGCGCGCGGCAAGAAGCTGACCATCGTGCACAAGGCCAACGTGCTCAAGCTGACCACCGGCCTGTTCCGCACGGTCTGCCGCGAGGTGGCCGCGGACTACCCGGACGTCACCGTGGACGACTTCCACATCGACGCGATGACCATGAAGCTGGTCCGCAAGGCCGACGAGTTCGACGTGATCGTCACCGAGAACATGTTCGGCGACATCCTGTCCGATCTCGCCGGTGAGATCGCCGGCTCGCTGGGCATCGCGCCGTCGGTGAACTCGTCGGAAACCCACGCGATGGCGCAGGCCGCGCACGGCTCGGCGCCCGACATCGCCGGACGTAACGTGGCGAACCCGATCGCGATGGTGCTCTCCAGCGCGATGCTGCTGGAGTGGCTGGCCGCCAAGAACGACGACGCGCGGCTGCGTGATGCCGCCGCGCTGGTCGAAACCGGCGTCACCACCGCGGTCACCGGCGGGACCAGCACGCGTGACCTCGGCGGCTCGGCCTCCACCACCGAGTTCACCGCCGCCGTGGTCGCCGCCATCTCGGCCGGGAAGGACCGTTCGTGA
- a CDS encoding Ldh family oxidoreductase: MIPIDPAALKDAGTRILAAEGVPRADAELVSDSLVTADRWGHASHGMLRLGWYVARLRSGVMRAVTEPRLAGGFGAVAVLDGADGIGQVVADRACALAVERAAEHGAGVVAVRNSNHFGTAAYWTRRIAAEGCAGILTTNGSPAMAPWGGREKTVGANPWSIATPGGSHGPVVLDIANTGVARGKIYAALRRGESIPDTWAIDADGVPTTDPRAAIDGVLAPMAGHKGYAISFLMDVLSGVLTGSSYGTGVTGPYVPDRRSGCGHLVLALRIDAVLEPEEFGRRVDDLIATTKSVPLAQGATEVFYPGEIENRAREVALPAATLAELRELAASSGITLDLPS, translated from the coding sequence ATGATCCCGATCGATCCCGCGGCGCTCAAGGACGCGGGCACCCGGATCCTGGCCGCCGAGGGAGTTCCGCGTGCCGACGCCGAGCTGGTGAGCGACAGCCTGGTCACCGCCGACCGGTGGGGCCACGCCTCCCACGGCATGCTGCGCCTGGGCTGGTACGTCGCCCGGCTGCGCTCCGGGGTCATGCGGGCGGTCACCGAACCACGGCTGGCCGGCGGATTCGGCGCGGTGGCGGTGCTCGACGGTGCCGATGGCATCGGTCAGGTGGTCGCCGACCGAGCCTGCGCGCTCGCCGTGGAACGGGCGGCCGAGCACGGCGCCGGGGTGGTCGCGGTGCGCAACAGCAACCACTTCGGCACCGCCGCCTACTGGACCCGCCGGATCGCCGCCGAAGGTTGTGCCGGCATCCTGACCACCAACGGCAGTCCCGCGATGGCGCCGTGGGGTGGCCGGGAGAAAACCGTCGGCGCCAATCCGTGGTCGATCGCCACCCCGGGCGGCTCGCACGGTCCCGTGGTGCTCGACATCGCGAACACCGGGGTGGCGCGGGGAAAGATCTACGCCGCGCTCCGGCGGGGAGAGTCCATTCCGGACACTTGGGCGATCGACGCGGACGGCGTGCCCACCACCGATCCGCGCGCCGCGATCGACGGCGTTCTCGCCCCGATGGCCGGGCACAAGGGTTACGCCATCTCGTTCCTGATGGACGTGCTTTCCGGCGTGCTCACCGGCAGTTCCTACGGCACCGGCGTGACCGGGCCGTACGTGCCGGACCGGCGTTCGGGGTGCGGGCACCTGGTTCTCGCGCTGCGCATCGACGCGGTGCTGGAGCCGGAGGAGTTCGGCCGCCGCGTCGACGACCTCATCGCCACCACCAAAAGCGTGCCGCTCGCCCAGGGCGCCACGGAGGTGTTCTACCCGGGCGAAATCGAGAACCGGGCACGTGAGGTCGCCCTGCCCGCGGCAACGCTGGCCGAACTGCGCGAGCTGGCGGCCTCCAGCGGCATCACGCTCGACCTGCCGAGCTGA
- a CDS encoding isocitrate/isopropylmalate dehydrogenase family protein, with product MEILVLPGDGIGPEITEACLGVLTAADRLLDLGLEFDSRDIGLKALAERGTTLPAEVLDRVPLADGVLLGPVSHYEYPPRADGGINPSAELRKVFDLFANVRPCRSHAGLSILRQPMDLVIVRENTEGFYSDRNMHAGSGEFMPTEDLAISMRKVSAKACERVARAAFELAARRRRKVTAVHKANVVKLSDGLFLRAVRKVAAEFPGVELEELIVDAAAALLIRRPRTFDVVVTTNMFGDILSDEASELSGSLGLGGSINAGHTICVGQAQHGSAPDIAGRGVANPTSLILSGAMLLDWLGRRHDRPALIRAAELIGTAVDRVLADPATRTRDVGGTLGTAAFAAAVRETLEKAGA from the coding sequence GTGGAAATCCTTGTCCTGCCCGGAGACGGGATCGGTCCCGAGATCACCGAGGCCTGCCTCGGCGTGCTCACCGCCGCGGACCGGCTCCTGGACCTCGGCCTCGAGTTCGACAGCCGGGACATCGGCCTGAAGGCGCTGGCGGAGCGCGGCACCACGCTGCCCGCCGAGGTGCTCGACCGCGTTCCCCTGGCCGACGGAGTGCTGCTCGGGCCGGTGTCGCACTACGAGTACCCGCCGCGTGCGGATGGCGGCATCAATCCGTCGGCCGAGCTGCGCAAGGTGTTCGACCTGTTCGCCAACGTGCGGCCGTGCCGGTCCCACGCCGGGCTGTCGATCCTGCGGCAGCCGATGGACCTGGTGATCGTCCGCGAGAACACCGAGGGCTTCTACTCCGACCGGAACATGCACGCCGGCAGCGGCGAGTTCATGCCCACCGAGGACCTGGCCATCTCGATGCGCAAGGTCAGCGCGAAGGCGTGCGAGCGGGTCGCGCGCGCGGCCTTCGAGCTGGCCGCCAGGCGCCGCCGGAAGGTCACCGCGGTGCACAAGGCCAATGTGGTGAAGCTGTCCGACGGGCTGTTCCTGCGTGCGGTCCGCAAGGTCGCCGCCGAGTTCCCCGGCGTCGAGCTCGAGGAGCTGATCGTCGACGCGGCGGCCGCCCTGCTCATCCGGCGGCCGCGCACCTTCGACGTGGTGGTCACCACCAACATGTTCGGCGACATCCTGTCCGACGAGGCCTCGGAGCTCTCCGGCAGCCTCGGGCTCGGCGGCTCGATCAACGCCGGGCACACCATCTGCGTGGGCCAGGCCCAGCACGGCTCCGCGCCGGACATCGCCGGGCGGGGCGTGGCCAATCCGACCTCGCTGATCCTGTCCGGGGCGATGCTGCTCGACTGGCTCGGCCGCCGGCACGACCGGCCCGCGCTGATCCGGGCCGCGGAGCTGATCGGCACCGCGGTCGACCGGGTGCTCGCCGATCCGGCCACCCGCACGCGGGACGTCGGCGGCACGCTCGGCACCGCCGCTTTTGCCGCCGCGGTACGGGAAACGCTCGAGAAGGCGGGTGCCTGA
- the acnA gene encoding aconitate hydratase AcnA, with amino-acid sequence MSTRDTLVVGSERYLIHRIGALAPDDLPYTLRIVLENLLRHPGGDLAPVEALLRWGEPDVHKTAVDLYPSRIFLHDTNGVPVLADIAAMRHAMAELGGDPRRVNPAIPAELVIDHSVIADVFGRPDALTRNVEIEYERNAERYRFLKWGQQNLENFAVVPPGTGIMHQVNLEHLARVVMTADGWAYPDLCLGTDSHTTMVNGLGVLGWGIGGIEAEAAMLGQSLTMLIPPVVGVRLHGELPDGATATDLVLTITELMRAHGVVGKFVEFSGPGVAAIGLADRATIANMSPEFGSTCAYFPIDEETLRYLRFSGRSPDRVALVEAYAKEQGLWHEPERATAYSETIELDLGTIVPSLAGPRRPQDRVRLDAAKAGFRRAVTELGLPPRDPVPVRLGGREHRLGNGTVAIAAITSCTNTSNPAVMVAAGLLARNAVEAGLRSKPWVKTTLSPGSRVATDYLGKAGLTPYLAELGFHLTGFGCMTCIGASGPLIDEVTAAVEEHGLAVAAVLSGNRNFDGRINPDVRLNYLASPPLVVAYALAGTMDLDPLTEPLGTGPHGDPVYLRDIWPSSAQVREVVGGSLRPDMFTEVYRDVFAGDDRWHRLDVPGGETFAWDERSTYLRRPPYLDGMTAAPGRVEDILGARVLVKLGDSVTTDHVSPAGAIPPGTPAGQHLGRLGVTRFELNTYASRRGNHEVMMRGCFANVRLRNQLVPGREGGVTIDPGGDVTSVYDAALAHRAEGMPLVVLAGRDYGSGSSRDWAAKGPALLGVRAVLAESFERIHRSNLIGMGVLPLQFAPGQSAGTLGLTGHETFDIRGLAGAEPGHYPETVTIEAGGRVFEAIVRLDTVREQEYHRHGGILPFVLRDLLATEGKHR; translated from the coding sequence ATGAGCACCCGGGACACGCTCGTGGTCGGCTCGGAGCGCTACCTGATCCACCGGATCGGCGCGCTGGCCCCGGACGACCTGCCCTACACGCTGCGGATCGTGCTGGAAAACCTGCTCCGCCACCCCGGCGGGGACCTCGCGCCGGTCGAGGCACTGCTGCGCTGGGGTGAGCCGGACGTGCACAAGACGGCCGTCGACCTGTACCCCAGCCGGATCTTCCTGCACGACACCAACGGCGTGCCGGTGCTCGCCGACATCGCCGCCATGCGGCACGCGATGGCCGAGCTGGGCGGTGATCCGCGCCGGGTCAATCCGGCGATCCCAGCCGAGCTGGTGATCGACCATTCGGTCATCGCCGACGTCTTCGGCAGGCCCGACGCGCTGACGCGCAACGTCGAAATCGAGTACGAGCGCAACGCCGAACGGTATCGCTTTCTCAAGTGGGGCCAGCAGAATCTGGAGAACTTCGCGGTGGTGCCGCCGGGCACCGGCATCATGCACCAGGTCAATCTCGAGCACCTCGCGCGCGTGGTGATGACCGCGGACGGCTGGGCATACCCGGACCTCTGCCTCGGCACCGACTCGCACACCACGATGGTCAACGGGCTCGGCGTGCTCGGCTGGGGCATCGGCGGCATCGAGGCCGAAGCCGCCATGCTCGGCCAGTCGCTGACCATGCTGATCCCGCCCGTGGTCGGGGTCCGCCTGCACGGCGAACTGCCGGACGGCGCGACCGCGACCGACCTGGTGCTGACCATCACCGAGCTGATGCGCGCCCACGGCGTGGTCGGCAAGTTCGTCGAGTTCTCCGGGCCGGGCGTGGCCGCGATCGGGCTGGCCGACCGGGCCACCATCGCCAACATGAGCCCCGAGTTCGGCTCCACCTGCGCCTACTTCCCGATCGACGAGGAAACACTGCGTTACCTGCGGTTCAGCGGGCGGTCACCGGATCGGGTGGCACTGGTCGAGGCGTACGCGAAGGAACAAGGGCTCTGGCACGAGCCGGAGCGGGCGACCGCCTACTCCGAGACCATCGAACTCGACCTGGGCACGATCGTGCCGTCCCTGGCCGGTCCACGGCGACCGCAGGACCGGGTACGGCTCGACGCGGCGAAAGCGGGCTTCCGGCGGGCGGTGACTGAGCTGGGCCTGCCGCCCCGGGATCCGGTGCCGGTCCGGCTCGGCGGCCGCGAGCACCGCCTCGGCAACGGCACGGTCGCCATCGCGGCGATCACCTCGTGCACCAACACCTCCAACCCGGCGGTGATGGTGGCGGCGGGACTGCTGGCCCGCAACGCCGTCGAGGCCGGGCTGCGCAGCAAGCCGTGGGTCAAGACCACCCTGTCGCCGGGCTCGCGGGTGGCCACCGACTACCTCGGCAAGGCCGGGCTGACGCCGTACCTGGCCGAACTCGGCTTCCACCTCACCGGATTCGGCTGCATGACCTGCATCGGCGCCTCCGGTCCGCTGATCGACGAGGTGACCGCCGCGGTCGAGGAGCACGGCCTGGCGGTGGCCGCGGTGCTGTCCGGCAACCGCAACTTCGACGGCCGCATCAATCCCGACGTCCGGCTGAACTACCTGGCTTCACCACCGCTCGTGGTCGCCTACGCGCTCGCGGGCACGATGGACCTCGACCCGCTCACCGAGCCGCTGGGCACCGGCCCACACGGCGACCCGGTGTACCTGCGCGACATCTGGCCGTCGTCCGCGCAGGTCCGCGAGGTGGTCGGCGGCAGCCTGCGGCCGGACATGTTCACCGAGGTCTACCGCGACGTGTTCGCCGGGGACGACCGCTGGCATCGCCTGGACGTGCCCGGCGGGGAGACCTTCGCGTGGGACGAGCGCTCCACGTACCTCCGGCGACCGCCCTACCTGGACGGGATGACCGCGGCACCCGGTCGCGTCGAGGACATTCTTGGCGCCCGCGTGCTGGTCAAGCTCGGCGACTCGGTCACCACCGACCACGTGTCGCCGGCCGGGGCGATCCCGCCCGGCACACCCGCCGGCCAGCATCTCGGCCGGTTGGGCGTCACCCGGTTCGAGCTGAACACCTACGCCTCCCGCCGCGGCAACCACGAGGTGATGATGCGCGGCTGCTTCGCCAACGTCCGGCTGCGCAACCAGCTCGTCCCCGGGCGCGAGGGTGGTGTCACGATCGACCCCGGCGGTGACGTGACCAGCGTCTACGACGCCGCGCTCGCGCACCGGGCCGAGGGCATGCCGCTGGTGGTGCTGGCGGGCCGCGACTACGGCAGCGGGTCCTCGCGCGACTGGGCGGCCAAGGGGCCCGCGCTGCTGGGGGTGCGGGCCGTGCTGGCCGAGTCGTTCGAGCGGATCCACCGGTCGAACCTGATCGGCATGGGCGTGCTGCCACTGCAGTTCGCGCCGGGGCAGTCCGCCGGAACGCTCGGGCTCACCGGGCACGAGACCTTCGACATCCGCGGCCTCGCCGGAGCCGAACCGGGCCACTACCCCGAAACGGTCACCATCGAAGCCGGTGGGCGCGTGTTCGAGGCGATCGTGCGGCTCGACACCGTGCGGGAGCAGGAATACCACCGCCACGGCGGAATCCTGCCGTTTGTGCTGCGCGATCTCCTGGCCACCGAAGGGAAGCACCGATGA
- a CDS encoding cupin domain-containing protein → MCFEAAVLRPAELTAFSRGGGAATIPLVTRARGATVFLNGQTLFEGGAGIPLHTHNCPESVVILQGDAVVEIDGTEHRLTTFDTTYVDAGVPHRFRNASATEPMRILWTYASVEATRTIVETGVTTRVDAEHHRS, encoded by the coding sequence ATGTGCTTCGAAGCCGCCGTGCTGCGCCCGGCCGAGCTGACCGCCTTCTCCCGCGGTGGTGGCGCCGCCACCATCCCGCTGGTCACCCGGGCCCGCGGCGCCACGGTGTTCCTCAATGGACAGACCCTGTTCGAGGGTGGTGCCGGAATCCCGCTGCACACCCACAACTGCCCCGAAAGCGTCGTCATTCTCCAAGGCGACGCGGTGGTGGAGATCGACGGCACCGAACACCGGCTCACCACCTTCGACACCACCTACGTCGACGCCGGGGTGCCCCACCGCTTCCGCAACGCCAGTGCCACCGAGCCGATGCGGATCCTGTGGACCTACGCCTCGGTCGAGGCCACCCGCACGATCGTGGAAACCGGCGTGACCACCCGCGTCGACGCCGAGCACCACCGGTCCTGA
- a CDS encoding ABC transporter ATP-binding protein gives MPEVTVGQLHKKFGSTTVLREIDFTIRDGEFFTLLGPSGCGKSTTLNCIAGLERPTGGRIAVGDTVFVDSAAGTFRTPEERNLGMVFQSYALWPHLSIAANLAVPLKIRKTGKEEQARRITEALDKVGLAHLKDRYPHQLSGGQQQRVALARALVYSPSVLLLDEPLSNLDAKLREQARAWLKRLQTDLGITTVYVTHDQDEALALSDRIAVLSEGDLLQVGSPHEIYERPAAAAVAAFVGRCNFLRGKVESRDGGRAVIRLEAGGAVVRVASDTAVTAGQEVTVAIRPEKFEVGPANRPADAANLLRTQILTRSYVGSRYEYDVRLGKQVVQVESTEPGLSGEVGLAFAPESALLYPDAALPSEDAEELLTLQV, from the coding sequence ATGCCTGAAGTCACCGTCGGACAACTGCACAAGAAGTTCGGCTCGACCACCGTGTTGCGCGAGATCGACTTCACCATCCGCGACGGCGAGTTCTTCACCCTGCTCGGCCCGAGCGGGTGCGGGAAGTCGACCACGCTGAACTGCATCGCCGGGCTCGAACGGCCCACCGGCGGCCGGATCGCGGTGGGGGACACCGTGTTCGTCGACTCGGCCGCCGGGACCTTCCGCACCCCCGAGGAACGCAACCTCGGCATGGTGTTCCAGTCCTACGCGTTGTGGCCGCACCTGAGCATCGCCGCGAACCTGGCGGTGCCGCTCAAGATCCGCAAGACAGGCAAGGAGGAGCAGGCGCGCCGGATCACCGAAGCGCTGGACAAGGTCGGGCTCGCGCACCTGAAAGACCGCTACCCGCACCAGCTTTCCGGAGGTCAGCAGCAGCGTGTCGCGCTGGCCAGGGCGCTGGTCTACTCGCCGAGCGTGCTGCTGCTCGATGAACCGCTGTCCAATTTGGATGCCAAGCTGCGCGAGCAGGCCCGTGCCTGGCTCAAGCGGCTGCAGACCGATCTCGGCATCACCACCGTCTACGTCACCCACGACCAGGACGAGGCGCTGGCGCTGTCCGACCGGATCGCGGTGCTGAGCGAGGGCGACCTGCTCCAGGTCGGCAGCCCGCACGAGATCTACGAACGGCCCGCCGCCGCGGCGGTCGCGGCGTTTGTCGGCCGGTGCAACTTCCTGCGGGGCAAGGTCGAATCCCGCGACGGCGGGCGCGCCGTCATCCGGCTCGAAGCCGGTGGTGCCGTGGTCAGGGTCGCGTCGGACACAGCCGTAACCGCTGGACAGGAGGTCACGGTGGCCATCCGGCCCGAGAAGTTCGAAGTGGGGCCGGCGAACCGGCCCGCCGACGCGGCAAACCTGCTGCGCACCCAGATCCTCACCCGGTCGTACGTCGGCTCGCGGTACGAGTACGACGTACGGCTGGGCAAGCAGGTGGTGCAGGTCGAGAGCACCGAGCCGGGCCTGTCCGGCGAGGTCGGGCTCGCCTTCGCCCCTGAGTCGGCACTGCTCTACCCGGATGCCGCACTGCCCTCGGAAGACGCCGAGGAACTGCTCACCCTCCAGGTCTGA
- a CDS encoding ABC transporter permease, with translation MAVLPETLTETRPPVEPPLPAPRYRRLLGARRELWAQYAVLAFLAVLVLAPVVPTLIQSVLDRPLYEAGGIFTPDNYVRLFTEAGFGKVVLNTALFAVGTTVLTLLIAVPMAVLVVRTKLPFGRVFAGAMQWPFFISSLILGFGWITLYGPAGFVSTAVRDWLGFVPWNLYSIPGMAITEAVALAPIAYVFCANALRKSDASLESAAQVCGARPLRVLFTVVVPMLRPPMVYSSILVFSMSVETLSVPLLYGQPVGISVFSTFLYTNGLQSIDPDYGVLGAASTLILLVTVGLVAVQAKLLKNAQRFVSVRGKATRPRRLELGRLKWIGVAAISVYVVFGALLPIGGLVFRSFTKVFTPLQNPFQTLTTANYDRVFGFAAYVQSIWNSLLVAGIGALVVSFLAVLAVLVSKRSTFRHRKLVEYLALAPQAIPGIIIGIGLFWAFAYLPFGLGGLVQGTLVALIIGFGLRALPSGFGSIAPSVLQLGQELDNAARVSGADWVRTFTSVLGRLLTPAFAGAVILTFVTMLKEYSPAIFLASADSNIIGTTMLELWVQGNTGSVAALATVQIAITAAFVGLAGLLMKGRTDA, from the coding sequence ATGGCAGTACTGCCCGAAACACTGACCGAAACCCGGCCGCCGGTGGAGCCCCCGTTGCCTGCCCCGCGGTACCGGCGCCTGCTCGGTGCTCGTCGCGAGCTGTGGGCGCAGTACGCGGTGCTGGCCTTCCTGGCCGTGCTGGTGCTCGCCCCGGTGGTGCCGACGCTGATCCAGTCCGTGCTGGACCGCCCGCTGTACGAGGCGGGTGGCATCTTCACCCCGGACAACTACGTGCGCCTGTTCACCGAGGCCGGATTCGGCAAGGTGGTGCTCAACACCGCGTTGTTCGCCGTCGGCACCACGGTGCTGACCCTGCTGATCGCGGTCCCGATGGCCGTGCTGGTCGTGCGGACGAAACTGCCGTTCGGCCGGGTGTTCGCCGGGGCCATGCAGTGGCCGTTCTTCATCTCCTCGCTCATCCTGGGCTTCGGCTGGATCACGCTGTACGGCCCGGCCGGGTTCGTCAGCACCGCGGTGCGCGACTGGCTCGGGTTTGTGCCGTGGAACCTGTACTCGATCCCGGGCATGGCGATCACCGAGGCGGTGGCGCTGGCCCCGATCGCGTATGTGTTCTGCGCCAACGCCCTGCGCAAGTCCGACGCCTCGCTGGAGAGCGCCGCGCAGGTCTGCGGTGCGAGGCCGCTGCGGGTCCTGTTCACCGTGGTGGTGCCGATGCTGCGGCCGCCGATGGTGTACAGCTCGATCCTGGTGTTCAGCATGTCGGTGGAAACGCTGAGCGTGCCGCTGCTCTACGGTCAGCCGGTCGGCATCAGCGTGTTCTCGACCTTCCTGTACACCAACGGGCTGCAGTCGATCGATCCGGACTACGGCGTTCTCGGTGCGGCGTCCACGCTGATCCTACTGGTCACCGTCGGGTTGGTGGCGGTGCAGGCGAAGCTGCTCAAGAACGCGCAGCGGTTCGTGTCGGTCCGCGGCAAGGCGACGCGGCCGCGGCGGCTGGAACTGGGCAGGCTCAAGTGGATCGGCGTCGCGGCGATCAGTGTGTACGTGGTGTTCGGCGCGCTGCTGCCGATCGGCGGGCTGGTGTTCCGGTCGTTCACCAAGGTGTTCACGCCGCTGCAGAACCCGTTCCAGACGCTGACCACGGCCAACTACGACCGGGTGTTCGGCTTCGCCGCCTACGTCCAGTCCATTTGGAACAGTCTGCTGGTGGCCGGGATCGGGGCGCTGGTGGTCAGTTTCCTGGCCGTGCTCGCGGTGCTGGTGTCGAAACGGTCCACCTTCCGCCACCGCAAGCTGGTCGAATACCTCGCGCTGGCACCACAGGCCATTCCCGGCATCATCATCGGCATCGGGCTGTTCTGGGCCTTCGCCTACCTGCCGTTCGGGCTCGGCGGCCTGGTCCAGGGCACGCTGGTGGCGTTGATCATCGGGTTCGGGCTGCGGGCGCTGCCGTCCGGGTTCGGCTCGATCGCGCCGTCGGTGCTGCAACTCGGGCAGGAGCTCGACAACGCGGCCCGGGTTTCGGGCGCGGACTGGGTGCGCACCTTCACCTCGGTGCTGGGCCGCCTGCTCACCCCGGCCTTCGCCGGGGCGGTCATCCTGACCTTCGTCACCATGCTCAAGGAGTACTCGCCCGCGATCTTTCTCGCGTCGGCCGACTCCAACATCATCGGCACCACCATGCTCGAGCTCTGGGTCCAGGGCAACACCGGTTCCGTGGCCGCGCTCGCCACCGTGCAGATCGCCATCACCGCCGCGTTCGTCGGCCTCGCCGGGCTACTCATGAAGGGGCGCACCGATGCCTGA